Proteins encoded in a region of the Bubalus bubalis isolate 160015118507 breed Murrah chromosome 9, NDDB_SH_1, whole genome shotgun sequence genome:
- the ZNF358 gene encoding zinc finger protein 358 isoform X1, with the protein MTLGGERGGVSPALFLGGGVLKGKRWTEQRYHKFVNSQRLNYADDLSFPPEEEPRMERGAEPWSWVLETSSAGSPDFYPDPAPEAGTSTPGMRRSVLVRNPGHKGRRPDYEELDSDSEDLDPDPEELDPASENPEPEPEDLHTVSEDVDPSYEDLEPVSEALDAEADAPGSISGIRDSNPQDLDPLSSSFDDPDVIGPVPLILDPNSDTLSPTASPDLDSLSSDLPATPEVLTAAPAVLPAPASPPRPFSCPDCGRAFRRSSGLSQHRRTHSGEKPYRCPDCGKSFSHGATLAQHRGIHTGARPYQCAACGKAFGWRSTLLKHRSSHSGEKPHHCPVCGKAFGHGSLLAQHLRTHGGPRPHKCPVCAKGFGQGSALLKHLRTHTGERPYPCPQCGKAFGQSSALLQHQRTHTAERPYRCPHCGKAFGQSSNLQHHLRTHTGERPYACPHCSKAFGQSSALLQHLHVHSGERPYRCQLCGKAFGQASSLTKHKRVHEGAAAAAAAAAAAAGLGLSPASMLRPGQASLLGPDAVSVLSPGPSSGLDRDPGSGLGSLPNPNLKPTSGSGSSPSPDSALSSDPKPGHNANSDLLASPDHRSGPSPDTDPVPSPDSNSKSHPDPGSPICDTVSPALPAGESPRWVQEQEALLGPDG; encoded by the exons ATGACcctgggaggagaaagaggaggagtaTCCCCAGCTCTTTTCCTCGGAGGAGGAGTCTTAAAGGGAAAACGCTGGACTGAGCAAAGATACCACAAGTTTGTAAATTCTCAGCGTCTGAACTATGCTGAT GACCTGAGCTTCCCACCAGAGGAGGAGCCCAGGATGGAGAGAGGGGCGGAGCCATGGAGCTGGGTGCTGGAGACCTCTAGTGCTGGGTCCCCTGACTTCTATCCAG ATCCTGCCCCAGAAGCCGGTACTTCCACACCAGGGATGAGGCGTTCCGTCTTAGTCAGGAACCCAGGCCACAAGGGCAGGAGGCCCGATTATGAAGAGCTTGACTCAGACTCAGAAGACCTAGACCCCGACCCAGAAGAGCTGGACCCGGCTTCCGAAAACCCGGAGCCTGAGCCGGAAGACCTCCACACTGTCTCTGAAGACGTGGACCCCAGCTATGAAGATCTGGAGCCTGTCTCTGAGGCTCTGGATGCCGAGGCGGATGCTCCAGGCTCCATTTCGGGGATCCGTGACTCCAACCCCCAAGATCTCGACCCCCTGTCTTCAAGTTTCGACGACCCCGACGTCATCGGCCCGGTTCCCCTGATCCTCGACCCTAACAGCGACACCCTCAGTCCCACTGCCTCCCCAGACCTGGACTCCCTCTCTTCCGACCTCCCTGCCACCCCTGAGGTCCTGACCGCTGCCCCCGCGGTGCTCCCTGCACCTGCCAGCCCGCCCCGGCCCTTCTCCTGCCCCGACTGCGGGCGAGCCTTCCGCCGCAGCTCGGGGCTGAGCCAGCACCGCCGCACGCACAGCGGCGAGAAGCCCTACCGCTGCCCCGACTGCGGCAAGTCATTCAGCCACGGCGCCACGCTGGCGCAGCACCGGGGCATCCACACTGGCGCGCGGCCCTACCAGTGTGCCGCATGCGGCAAGGCCTTCGGTTGGCGCTCCACACTGCTCAAGCACCGCAGCAGCCACAGTGGCGAGAAGCCTCACCATTGCCCGGTGTGTGGCAAAGCCTTCGGCCACGGCTCGCTGCTGGCGCAGCACCTGCGCACGCACGGCGGCCCGCGGCCGCACAAGTGCCCGGTGTGCGCCAAGGGCTTCGGGCAGGGCTCGGCGCTGCTGAAGCACCTGCGCACGCACACGGGTGAGAGGCCGTACCCATGCCCGCAATGTGGCAAGGCCTTCGGGCAGAGCTCGGCGCTGCTGCAGCACCAGCGCACACACACGGCCGAGCGCCCCTACCGCTGTCCCCACTGCGGCAAGGCCTTTGGCCAGAGCTCCAACCTGCAGCATCACCTGCGCACGCACACGGGCGAGCGGCCCTACGCCTGCCCCCACTGCTCCAAGGCCTTTGGGCAGAGCTCCGCGTTGCTGCAGCACCTACATGTGCATTCGGGCGAGCGCCCCTACCGCTGCCAGCTCTGCGGCAAGGCCTTCGGCCAAGCCTCCAGCCTCACCAAGCACAAGCGCGTGCACGAGGGTGCGGCTGCAGCTGCGGCTGCCGCCGCTGCCGCTGCCGGCCTGGGCCTCAGCCCCGCTTCGATGCTAAGGCCAGGGCAGGCCTCCCTCCTGGGTCCGGATGCTGTCTCAGTGCTCAGCCCTGGCCCTAGCTCTGGCCTTGACCGTGATCCTGGCTCTGGGCTGGGCTCCCTCCCCAATCCCAACCTCAAACCCACCAGTGGCTCTGGATCTAGCCCCAGCCCTGATTCTGCCCTATCTTCTGACCCTAAGCCTGGGCACAATGCCAATTCCGACCTCCTGGCTAGCCCTGACCACAGATCTGGTCCCAGCCCCGACACAGATCCTGTGCCCAGCCCTGACTCCAACTCCAAGTCCCACCCTGACCCCGGCTCTCCCATCTGTGACACTGTCAGCCCAGCCCTCCCTGCGGGCGAGAGTCCCAGGTGGGTGCAGGAGCAAGAAGCCCTGCTTGGGCCCGATGGCTAA